The following DNA comes from Punica granatum isolate Tunisia-2019 unplaced genomic scaffold, ASM765513v2 Contig00634, whole genome shotgun sequence.
CCCttgttttttctctttttttttaaattaattaaaatattttcttcgtTGTCGTTTACTTCATTCAGACTTCCCCCCTTAGTCTTGTCGGCTGCTCTGTTGCTCGTCTGCATCTCCTGTGAAGGCCGAAAATCCAAATACGCGAACACAAGCCAAATTCAGGCCGTTCCAAGCCCAGCCCGGTGGCCGGTAGGCCCACCCAAATCCGATTTTTCGGTTTTCGGTCTGCAATATATTGGTCCTATTTTTCGGTTCTGCCGGTTTGATTCGGCTGGTTCAGGTTTCTTCGTCTTCTGCCCTAGCTAGCTACCGCCAATAGTAACGGAAAAACGGAACCATGATCTTCTCTGTCTCTCCCTTGCCCGGTCACTCGCCCCGCCGCCACCCTCCGCCGCCGCTTCTCTCCCCCGCCATCCTCGGACGTGTCTGAATTCAGCTCCAAGCTTCTCACGCTTTCCCTTCCCCACCGGCGCGATTCCGTCTTCCACAGCTCTGCCCCGGCTCTAGTAAGCCGAGCGACGCTTGTCATCTCCGCATATATCATTGAGGGTTCTATGGCCAAGCGTTTTGGAAACAAACGCGGTGAGTTTTCCATCATTCTTCCATCCTCACTCCTTCAGTGGTGTTAGCCCATGAAACATCTCTGTTATATTGAGTatgaagaattttttttttttttttgccttcaTTAGTTTGGGGGGAATATGATTTTTGGATTCGATGGAATTTCCAGTTAGGGAGTAATTTCGTGGCATTGTGAAGCAAAGCTCGATTTTTTCGTGTTTGTGAATCTGGAATTTGATAATGAAACAAACGGACCTTTAAATGATGACTTTTCCCCACCTTCCACCTCTGAATGCAGGGCTAAAGAGAACGAAGAAATTCGAAAATGAGAGGAGTGGTGGGTCTCGGAGAAAGAAGAATCGTGCCGAAGAAGAGGTCGCCTGGAGCTCACCGGATGTTCAGGAAGCAGGCATGTTGAATTGGCTGCCTTTGTTCAAAGTATTCCAATATTATGAAAAGCATCTTGAGAACTTTATATCACTTGTTTAgaagtttgatttttttttttagtcgGTGTTGTTTGACATGAAGCTTGCATTGGATTGTTGGTGTTTACTAGAGGTTTTAGTGGTGGAAAGTTCTGGGAAATTTATTTCGTGGCTGATTTTATATAGTGTCTTGATATTGAATGTCGTGGTCCTGAGCAGATCATGCACCAGCTGAACGATTGAAAAGTTTGAGCTCCGAAGATGTGGCAGTTTATAAAGAACCGTCTATGTATGATAGTCTACTTGTGTCGCTGAAGTCGAGCAACAAATCCTTTTCCGATGCTCACGAGAGGAGGTATGCTGCGGAAGGGCCACGCTTGTGAAATTATATCTTGCTCTAATTAGCTTCAATAGGATTACCGCTCGTGATTGTGTTGttcttttcaaataattttcagCTTAATTTTCATGCCGTACTGAACAACATATGGAATCTCAAACCAGTGACCTTTTCCATGGATAGGCAGAGGCAAGAAGAAGGTAGAAGTGACTCTGAAGAGGATGATATTGGGGGTCTTGAATCTGATGCTGAAAGTCAATCTGAGGAGGACGGCTCCGATGAAGGTGGGATTGGCAACTTGTAATTCTATTTCCATGATTATGTTTTCCATAGTATGGCAATTTACATCGCCTCATTGAGGGTATAACTGTGGGATGCATCAGAGAGCAAGGAGTTATGTTCCTGACACTTAGTGGCCATCGGTTTTTTCATGAAATCTGGTTGGTTTTTATGCAATGGAGACCTTTAAAACAATAATTGCAAGCACGCTTTCACTTTTTGGGTTTTACTTGGAtctttagtttttcttttttctttttttgcgaGGTTCAATTGTTCAggtcttttgttttcttacaCTACAGATATGTGTGAAAGATCTTTTTCAttgatatcaatttttattttgcgaTGCGTTATAGTTGTATGGGTCTAGGCTGATTATATCTATCCATAATTACATCTCTATAATCTTTTCACAGGAAGCGATGAGGAGTCTCCGGGAGAGCATGCTAGCGAAAGTGAGTTGCTAGACTCTAATGTGCTTGGTGGTGAAGATGAGGATGTAGATACTGAAACGGGAACTGATAACGAGGGATTGGATTCTGATGAAGAGGACAGATTGGAGGGGCCTTCTGATGCTAATGCTACAGCAACAGATTACATGAGGTCCATAGCACCAAAAGCTTCTCACGTTTTAATGTTTTCTTTCCATTATCATTCATTCGGCCCTTAAAGTCTGTATTGATATCTCTTGTGGCCACAGATCATTGAATGCACATTTGGGGCataatttatcaaaagaaGAGGTTGATGATCTGTCAAAGAAGAGATGGAAATATAAATGGGACATGCCTGCTATTGATATGTCAAACTGCAAGTGGACAGGAACTGGAGAGTGTTTTTTGAAGGTACTTTTATATCTGGTCTCCTTTTGatttatctttattttcatGAATCCGATTTGTATGCATTTTACTTTCCAGGCACTTGATGTTACCTCTGCTTTTCATTATTTGCTGTGTTTAGCATTTGGACATGCTTTTTATATAAGTTTGGTTGTTGGATCCTATTTGGCATGCTCACAATTTTATATTCGTTTCACCAGTGCATGATCATTATTCTGCATATATCTTTTGAGCCTCTAAAGCTTCAATCGATCTTCTATATATTCAGGATGACAGCACAAGTTCTGCATATGGTCTGAAGCCAAGTTTGTACAAGCACTGGTTAAATATTTACAAAACATCTGGTGGAAGTGATTTTCATATGTCCAAGGAAAGGTTATTCTTCTCCCTGTGTAAGTAGGCGCATTGAAagtttttctattattatatatgctGATCGAAAGCCTATCTTGATTTCTGAGTGATTCTAAATTTCTGATGTGGCTGAGATGATGGGTTTCGTGTGCATGTCTCAATCTTAGATTAAGTCGTTATGTAATCATAAGCGACAAAGCAATTGATAAATGAGAAGTTGATATGCTTCCAGAAATATGGTCGTCTACTTATTCTGTTGTTTGtataattccttttatttaGGCGAGAGTTACCGCGATATATTGCACTGCAATAAGAAGCCTTTCTACCACAAGGGCCACAGAGAAGACTCAAGTATTATGGACGCTTACATTATGCATTCAGTATGTACTACTACTTTTCCTTGTTTAAACAAAGATTTTACTTGTCCCAAAGGGTTTGAACTTTCACTTTGAGTTAAATTTAAGTCTGAAGAGACTATGTCTTGCAGTTGAATCACATATTTAGAACTAGAGACCTGGTGACAAAAAACAATGCAAAAAAGCAAAGCTTGAAGAAGCTGGGAATGAGGAACTACTATTTGGTGACTGCTTCCGCGATCATGGCTTCACGCGTCCCAAGGTAAATAAAAATCCAACTTTGCTTCAATATATCCAGTCTTCCTTGTCTGTGACTTCGTGGACAAAGATGCATTTATTAGGTCAATATGTCAAAGTTTCCGATTCTTTAATGGATAGAACGTTGTTTGGGCCTAGGATCATCCTTTTGTTTTGAGTtcattttctatcttttttttccaataattCTCACGTTTTGTAAGTTCAGTTTGTTATGCTTATTTATATGTTGTTCAGGTTTTGATCCTATTGCCTCTTCGAAGCATTGCACTTCGAGTTGTTAAGAGGTTAATACAACTGACACCCTCTAATCGGAAGGTATTTTTCGGCTTCTCTATTTCTCCCCCATCTTTTTCGTTTATTTTTCATTCCTTTCCCAATCATACTAAATTACTAATATCTTGTGAGTACTTTTTGGTTTCTCAGGTCAACGTGGAGCATATGGACCGGTTCACTGATGATTTTGGTGGTGGAGAGGCTGAAGACAATGATGATGGTGCATTGACAGAAAATGTTCCTGCCTTGACTCAGAAGTCTTCAAAGCCTTCCGACTACCATGCTCTTTTTGATGGAAATAATGATGATCATTTTATGATTGGCATCAAGTTTACAAGGTAATATATTTCTTCTAAATATATACTACTGACCTCATTAATTGATGGATAGTTATGTCTTTGTTACCAAGTTCAAGAGACTAACAAAACATTCTGGGAAGCCCATAGAGTTCAATAAATGCTAAAATATGTCTAGAAGGGTATATAGAGAAAAAGAGGAGGCCTCGGAAATTGAAAAAGACGTGCTTGGATCCTTAAGTGCTCGAGTAAAGTTAAGTCTTTCACCTGCAAAAGCTGCCTAAGACAATAGATCATCCCTTCCTCATATTATAAACTGTCCAGAGCCAACCAAGCAATCATGTGCCTGCTATCAACTAATTGTGAACTTATTAATGGCATTCTTCTCaatgtttcttttttaatttcttgtaGGAGGAGTATAAGGCTGTATAGTGATTTCTACACATCAGACATGATTGTGGCTTCACCTCTTGGTCTGACTACCGTGAGTAACAAGGCTTTATGTGTTTCGTGGAATTTAAGATATCTAATATATAGACTTTTTTGGAAAAGCTTTGCTGATTTGGTGCTCTACAATCAAATACTTTAAagatgttatttttttataagagaGTGCATAATGTTTCAGTTGTTTCTGGTAGCGAAATTGATGTGGTGTTGTGTGACTCATGATTTGGTTACTATAGGACTGTAGTTTCAATAGCTTTATTTGAAGAAATAGTATTTGTTGTTTCCAACACCTGAACTGGATATTATCTTGTTATGAAACCTAGGCCATATTGCCCTTTGTAATAGTGTCCATTCATGGAAGTTTTGGTGATATAACTGCAGTTTCCCTCTCTCTGTATATCACGTGAGGATCATAGAGGAGATGGTGATGCTCTAGAAGTTTATATTGTTGACTGGAAACTTTTGTATGATTGAGTTGCTCCCAGTCCTCTTCCGTTTAAGCTAATGAATCCTTTCTTGTAAACAGAAAATTGGGGAGGCTGATAGCGAGAAGGAGAAAGATGTGGACTACCTGTCCTCGATAGAGGTTAATCATCTATTCATTTACTGGTTTTTATGTAATTGTTCTAGATGAATGGTCTTAATGGCAGATTACAATTTTCGTCTATGTACAGGTTCTAATTGTTGATCATGCAGATGTCATTGCGATGCAGGTGACAAATCTGCTTTAAttgcccctctctctcttttctctcacCCACGCACACACACAGAGTTTCATCTTGTTTTACCAATTTCTGTTGACCTGAATCCTTTTAATATGCTTTTTGCTGACAATGTACAGAATTGGTCCCTTGTGGATGAAGTTGTTCAAAGGTTGAATCAATTGCCATCAAAGCAGCATGGAACTGATATTATGCGGATAAGGCATTGGTATGTTACCAGTGACATTTGCTTGCATCAATTGATCTTCATTCTTTCATACTTTCTTATTTGGATTTGAACGCAGAGAGTTAAGGAAAAACTAGAGAACTGTCCACTTTTATGGACCCAGGAATTTCTTATGTAGTTTCATTTTAGTGTACATCATCCactgaatattattgtttcCTTCTAGGTACTTGGATGAATATGCACGCTTTTACCGGCAGTCAATAATCTTGGGTTACTATTTAAATCCAGGTGGACCATTATCTTCATAATTTGGGACATGGATTGTTATTGATCATGTTTACTTTGCATTATCTGTTTTAGTAATCATCCTGAGGTTGATATAATGAAGGTGACCTAAAATCTCTCTATCTATTTTCCTTTGCAGATATAAATGCTTTGTTCAATCACCAATTTATCAACTACAAAGGAAAGGTATGGTTCAGAACTATTCACGGTCGTGAGAGAAAAGTTGTGATTGTTGTTCCAACTACTCTTTGTTTCTGTTCTAGCTAAAAGTTCTTCATGCTCTGCTTTTTTAAGGAGGGATGAAAATTAGAACGCATAGTGCCTATCCAATATGTACCTATCAAACACAATGATGGTGTATTGCGAGTTATATAGCTATCCCTTTCGTGATCCTAAAATTTACTGTTGCTTTCCTGCTTTAATCATAGTTTTCCTGCTTCATTATATACTTATTCCTTGCATGGTCATCCATCATTTATTAAACAGTAATTCTGGCGTGAAAATGGAAACATTCTCCATCCGGTATTCATTTTTCGTAGGGGTTCGGTTAAAAAGGTTGTTACTATTCTGGAGCAAGCGTTGGATGTATCCGAAAAGTTGCTTATGCAGATAATTTTAGCTCGATATATTGTGATCTTCTTTTCCCACTGTAAAAGAAGTTGCAGCTTGAGGACATGATTAAAATTGTAGATCACATCTGATGCAAACTCACGCTAGTTTAATATCTTTAGGTGAAACTGGTTTGTGATTACAAAGGCGTTCTGCCAAAAGTTGTACTGCAAGTGAAGCAGGTATGTTCATTATGGTTGCCATCTGTTTTTTCAAAGGAGCATAAGCTTCTCATATTTTTGTGCTATAAGTTTTattaatctctctttcttgtaGTGGATAGATACAGCTTTTTTGTgtgacaaattttttttttccgttctTATGCCAGATTTACCAGAGGTTTGATGCCAAGTCGATTGAAGAAGCTAATGATGCTCGCTTTGAATATTTTACCCAAAAAGTACGTCCAATTGTATCTCTCTTTTAGTCACTTTGTCGTGGGTGCTTATATTTCTTCAGAGCAGCAGTTTCTATGCGAATATCTTGACTCTTTTTAGCTAAAACTTGTACCTTTTACTTTTGGCCAACAAATCTTTGGAATGCAATGGCCATCTGAATTCACACCTGCACGTATTTCCATATTCGATCCATATCTTCTTGCATTTGACATATccaaatattttcttgatgCAGGTGTTCCCAAAAATTAAGGACTCGGTACAGGTAATATCTTTATATGGACAATGAATCTTGAATTGAGCTGGTTACATAGCTTCATTTATGTCTTAATATTTTTACTGTTATCTAATATCGCCAGTCTTCTATGCAGGGGGGGATTATGCTGTTCGCCAGTTCTTACTTTGAATATGTTAGAATTCGTAACTTTCTGAAGTCACAGAACGCGTCTTTCTGCCTACTTGGGGAGTAAGGACCTCTCTGTTATTTGATTATTTGATTTTCACTGTTTCAACAAGCAACGCGTTTTTCTGTCAAATGTACAAGGCCTCAATAAGGGAGATTATTTCATTTGTTGGTACGCTGCTAATAGTTATCATCATAATCTTTGCTCTTAGTTACACGAAGCAGAGCGACATTTCTCGATCACGTGTGTGGTTCTTTGAGGGAAGGCGTAAAATAATGCTTTACACCGAGAGAGCACATTTCTACCACAGATATAAGGTGCTTGACCTCTATCTTTGGTTTTACTCGTGAAGATGTGCATTGTTTGCTTGAGATCACAACAGTTGGAAGTGTTGATGCTCTTCTCATCATATATTAACTTAAAACTCTTTCATTTGCAGATCCGTggaattcaaaatttaatcaTCTATTCCCTTCCTGAGAGAAAGGAGTTTTACCCTGAGGTGGGGCTTGTTCTGTTAGCTTCTTATATCTCATACCATTTGCATGTTTGGATTTCGAGTTCATTATCTGCATCTTATGGTTGATTTCTTCGTTATGGTTTTATTTTTGGCAGATTGTGAACATGCTTAATGGGTCCGATATCATGACATGCACTGTGCTGTTTTCCAAGTTCGATCAATTACGGGTAATTCCTTAATCTCTGGGTCGTTCTCCTCTACAGTCCACTGCTGAGATCAAATCTCAGCGAACTAAATGTCAGTCCTAAAACAACGTGTAGAGACAACAAACTTGTGGTGGTTGTCCAAAATAATCTCTAGATCCATGTTGAGGACTGATTTGGGATGATATGTTGCCGTGAATCGACGCAGTGCTGTTTAAGGTCAAAAGGGACATACTGGAGTTGAATCTCATTTTAAAGAAATcttgtttatttcttttatattcCTTGTTATTGCGTCCTGGTTCATCTCCTGGAAATTCTCATAAATATTGGCTTCATTGCTCTTCCATTGTTGATTTCATTCAGCTGGAGAGAATTGTTGGTTCCTTGGCCTCGAAGAGGATGGTGACATCGGAGAAGGGCGTGTTTGTTTTCTCTTAAACGAGAGAACTCAACCGGTAACCCCCCTCATCGGTAAGATTCAGGCGCAGAAACACAGGATGAAACCAACCATTTTAATATGGAGATGGCAAGAAGACACTCAAGAACTTTTGGTCATAAATTATCGAGATCCCAGAGTTGCACCCTCAAGTATCACATCGCCTGTAAGATGATAGCAGGAGGATTGATTTTGTTAGGCTTCGCGTTAGGGCCTTTTACGGCCTTCCAGTTTTGCTAGGAGAGCTCGTTCCGATGTAATTCACGGGAATATGAGATTGTTATGCATACTATTGTTGCAtgagaatttttaaaagtcgTTTTTTGGCGATCCCCATCGGTTCCGTAACAGAGTAATTTTCAATGTTCGTAAGATTGCAGATCGTTGTAATCCAAAAGACTCTTTATAAGTCGATGATATAATGTTCAAGCACTAATCACACTAAATTAACGTAATAGATGAACGAATAGATAAATAGatgaatgaataattaatGGGCCATAttcagcaaaagaaaaaaataaaaataaataaatgatggGCCAACGCGGTGAATCTCAGTCGTGTGGCCGTCAGGGGCACAATTGTAATTACATTAATTATGCGGGGGTGCATAAGTAAATAAAGGAACAGCTAGGGTTTTGCAGAGACTCTCTCTGCTGTTCTGTGCTCTGCTCGTATAAAGCCGCCATTTCTGCATTGGAAACGCGGCCTTTTTCGGTGGAGAGAGATCGACGGAGAGAAGACGAACGAGGGTTGAGACAGAACAGAAGAATGGGAGTCTTCACATTCGTTTGCAGGAGCTCCGGCGACGAGTGGAGCGCCAAGCAGGTCAACGGCGACCTCGAGGCTTGCGCCGCCTCCACCTTCGAGCTCCAGAGGGAGCTCGTCCAGACTGCTCTCTCCGCTGACTCCTCCGGCGGCGTCCAGTCCTCCTTCTCCATGGTCACTCCCTCCTCAGCTGTCTTCCAGGTCTGTAGCCCTGGCTTCCATCATCTTTAGTTCTTCTATGCCGATCTGTGCCGATTCTCAGGCATTTGATTAGTAGCATCATGACCTGTAGCTTCTAGTTTGGGATGTTGGATGATCACGCTAAACCTAGCCTTATGCAAGCTATTGATTACCAGATCAACTTGCTGTCCCTGTTTGACCTTTGAATTGATAATGCTGGAATTGATGAGAGTAGAGCCAGTGATATGCTCTCTGATGTCACTTCGAGGGATTCATGTTACAGACTTCAAATATGATTGTGCACTGTAAAGACTATAGGCGGATCGAAAGTCGGTTAACTCGGGAGTATGCCATTGTAATTTATTGATTGTGTATTTTTGGTCTCGCGTTTTGTCATGCTGGTTCGATGATTTTGTGATCTGTCCGAGTGCTATCGTGGCTGAATAGACTGCTCCGGGTTTCAGGTGATCATTGGCGGTGGTGGTGGCGGCGGCTTCATTGGAGGCGGTGCTGCTGCTGCAGCCTCAGGTGGCGGCGCCCCGGCGGCAGCCGAAGCTGCTCCTgcagaggagaagaaggaagagaaggaagagagCGAC
Coding sequences within:
- the LOC116191940 gene encoding LOW QUALITY PROTEIN: U3 small nucleolar RNA-associated protein 25-like (The sequence of the model RefSeq protein was modified relative to this genomic sequence to represent the inferred CDS: inserted 1 base in 1 codon), producing the protein MAKRFGNKRGLKRTKKFENERSGGSRRKKNRAEEEVAWSSPDVQEADHAPAERLKSLSSEDVAVYKEPSMYDSLLVSLKSSNKSFSDAHERRQRQEEGRSDSEEDDIGGLESDAESQSEEDGSDEGSDEESPGEHASESELLDSNVLGGEDEDVDTETGTDNEGLDSDEEDRLEGPSDANATATDYMRSLNAHLGHNLSKEEVDDLSKKRWKYKWDMPAIDMSNCKWTGTGECFLKDDSTSSAYGLKPSLYKHWLNIYKTSGGSDFHMSKERLFFSLCESYRDILHCNKKPFYHKGHREDSSIMDAYIMHSLNHIFRTRDLVTKNNAKXAKLEEAGNEELLFGDCFRDHGFTRPKVLILLPLRSIALRVVKRLIQLTPSNRKVNVEHMDRFTDDFGGGEAEDNDDGALTENVPALTQKSSKPSDYHALFDGNNDDHFMIGIKFTRRSIRLYSDFYTSDMIVASPLGLTTKIGEADSEKEKDVDYLSSIEVLIVDHADVIAMQNWSLVDEVVQRLNQLPSKQHGTDIMRIRHWYLDEYARFYRQSIILGYYLNPDINALFNHQFINYKGKVKLVCDYKGVLPKVVLQVKQIYQRFDAKSIEEANDARFEYFTQKVFPKIKDSVQGGIMLFASSYFEYVRIRNFLKSQNASFCLLGDYTKQSDISRSRVWFFEGRRKIMLYTERAHFYHRYKIRGIQNLIIYSLPERKEFYPEIVNMLNGSDIMTCTVLFSKFDQLRLERIVGSLASKRMVTSEKGVFVFS
- the LOC116191941 gene encoding 60S acidic ribosomal protein P3-like, producing MGVFTFVCRSSGDEWSAKQVNGDLEACAASTFELQRELVQTALSADSSGGVQSSFSMVTPSSAVFQVIIGGGGGGGFIGGGAAAAASGGGAPAAAEAAPAEEKKEEKEESDDDMGFSLFD